Within the Microcoleus sp. bin38.metabat.b11b12b14.051 genome, the region GGCGAAAGATTACGCTGCTGCGGGGAGTTCTATCGCAGATGATGAGGACGATTGGGTTTCTGATGGCTCAAAATCGGCAAATGGCGCCAGCGATGATGATTGGGGGGATGGCGATTTGGCTGCTGACTCGCAGCTAAATGACTTGGGACAAGGCGCAAATCCGAGGGATTACGAAACTAAACAGGAACCCAAAAGCAAGTCTTGGGCTGGCTCGGTATACTCTTACGGCTATCGAGATCCGAACCAGTCGGGGGTGGGACAAACTGAGTCTGTCTACGATGCTGAGTATCGGGTGGTGGTTCCCCCCCAAGAGTCGATACTTAACTCCAATAGCGCGGGAGTATCCCCAAATCCTAGCGCAGAAGCAGAGGACGATTGGGGATTGGATGAGGATGATGTATTTGATGAGGACGATCGCCCCAGCGGATCGATTAATCTGAAAAAATAGCAAAATATGGAGGATTTGGCGGTGGATTTATTGAGGGGAGTCAATCTGTATCTCGTCGGGATGATGGGTGCGGGGAAAACCACGGTGGGGCGTATTTTGGCTAGGGAATTAAAATACCGTTTTTTTGATACTGATGACCTAATTGTTCGAGTGGCGAATCAATCAATTGCTGAGATTTTCGATCGCCTTGGGGAAGAGGCTTTTCGGGAATTAGAAACGAAGGTGCTCGGCGAGTTGGCTGCTTATCAAAATTCAGTCGTGGCTACGGGCGGGGGGATTGTGGGGCGATCGATCAATTGGGGTTACTTGCACTACGGTATCGTGGTTTGGCTGGACGTACCTGTAGAACAATTGATCCAGAGATTGGGTTCTGACACCACTCGACCCCTACTGCGGGAAGGCGATGTCAAATCTAAGCTGCAAAGCCTTCTGAGCGAGCGAGAGCGTTTCTACACTCAGGCAGATGTCCGAGTGTCTACCCGTCGAGGCGAACAGCCTGAAGAAGTTGCACTCAGGGCGATCGAGGAAGTCCGAAAAGTTATCAAATCTCAAACCCGGGATGATATCAATTGATACGCTCAGAAAGTGAGTTTCTGGGAGAATAACAGATTTTTGAGGATTTTTTTATTCCGTAATAATACTGATTTCTGTCTGAAGGTGTCCATTGAACCGCCCAAGCTCTAAAAATCAACCGGGTTTGAGGCGAGGCGGTGCGTATGTTTTATTCAATGTGACGATTTGGCTGTGGGAGACTTTGTAGAAAAGTTAATAGCAGGCTTGTCTGATGCGATCAAGTCAGCTATTGATACCAGTTTAAAAACAGAATGCAACTGTAGGTGAGCGATCCAAAGCTTTACCCGATCGGTCATTTTGATTGAAAATTGAAAATGCTGTGAGTTCTCTCTCAAAATAAAATGGCCCCACCGCTGAAGGGCTGTAGGGCGCAAGGACAGTTAAACGCTAACTTCATTGTCAGGAAATTTAGCTTCGATGTTATCCTCCTATGTGACGATTTCGCGATCGTCCATTGACTCATCAATTCTCCCGTATCAAAAAATGTAACCCAAGATCGATCGAATTCCACCCGTCCTATCCTGAGAACAATACCTCATGCAATCTGACGAGCAGCTCCCTAAAGCTGCTTTTTTATTGGGTGCGAATTACTGATTCGGCATCTGTAGCTCGCCATGGTAAAAAATCCTATGATTGCCCCCCGACAGGGGCAATTAGCCCGGGGTGAGGTATTGAATAAATATCGGCTGTATTTTAGTGATAGGCGATCGGATTATTTTCCACTAAATATCCGCTGTTAGTTGCCGCATTTGGTGGGTAAATTTCCTGTTTCCAATTAAGAGAATACGAGCCTGCCTGTTTTTGAGAAAAATTCGAGGTAGCCACCCAACCCCAAACCGCTCAGAGAAACAGCAGCTAATACGCAAAAAGTCCGCCATCTTTGATGACCAAAAATTTGAATGTCAAGTCTTGCCAAAGCTCCGGCTGAAATTAATACTAAACCAGTCACAAAAAGGTGCATCCAAGTCACAACTATAACAGCCAAAAAAGCTGCTGAAATAATCGAAATAAAAGCACCCGCATCAGTCGAGATCCACCGCATAATCCATTTTTTGGTGCTTTTAAGGGGGAACGACAAAGCGATAGCTAACACAAAAATAGCAGCTACGGCTAAAAACCAAGTCATGTGCGGGGGAATATCAAATTCAGATAATTTCCAGCCAAAAATGAAGTAAGTAGTAAAAAGTAGAGCGAGCGAAAGCCAAGAAGTTTTTCTCATCTGATGAAAAGATTAGGGAAACCAGGTTAAAAAAGATGACCCCGATAAATATATGAGCGGTTTTAGAGGTTGGTAGAAATAGCTTGCACCGGACAAGTAGGGATGCACTGCTCGCAGACGATACAGCGCGATCGAGCAAACGTTAGTTTAAAGCTTTCTGGGTCAAGGGTCAAGGCTTCTGTCGGGCAAACCCCCGTACACAAGCCGCAGTGAACGCAAATATCTTCATCGATGAGAATTTCCCTGCTGGCTAGAGAAACGCCGATGTTTTGCGATCGCATCCAGTCGATCGCCGCTTCGAGTTGGTCGATGTCCCCTGATAACTCTAGCACCAGTTTGCCCACTTGATTCGGAGCCACCTGAGCGCGGATAATGTTGGCTGCAACATTAAAATCCTTTGCCAGTCGATAGGTGACAGGCATTTGGATCGATCGTTGGGGAAACGTCAGCGTTACCCGTTTTTTCACTTTAACCTCGGTAATTTACAAACAATCTTTCCGATCTTCAGTTTTAACGCACTTGAGTCTAATTACAGGCATCAGCCAATTTTAAGATAATATTGGTCTAATTATCTCAAAATATGGTATAATTTCGACCAGCTTATCAAAATAAAAACATAAAAATAAAATCGCGATTTATTTTATGAGTCTCAATTCGCCAAACTCAACTGCTGCCCCTGTACCCAAAGATTCCGACATCACAGCGGCCGCGCGCGTCAGAAACTTATTGATCGTATTAGCAGCGATCGCTCTTTCAATATCCCTCTTCTTCGGAGTGCGAACTCAAACGCCATCAAGCAGTCTCACCGAAATGGCAAAAGCCTCCGTACCATTGGAAACAGCCTTAACAAACGGTAAACCGACGCTGATGGAATTTTATGCTAATTGGTGCGGTAGCTGTCAAGCAATGGCTAAAGATTTGAGCGCCATCAAACAGCAATACGCCGAACCAATGAATTTTGTGATGCTGAATGTAGACAACGACAAATGGCTGCCAGAAATCACTAAATATCGAGTAGATGGGATTCCGCACTTTGTCTACTTAAACGATAAAGGCAACAGCGTTGCAGAAACGATCGGCGAAACACCCCGCAGCATTATGGAAGATAACTTAGAAGCTTTAATTGCCGGAAAACCTTTACCACACGTCCAAGCTTCGGGTCAAGTTTCTGATTTTACCCCCCCCACAGGGCCTGTAAAAACAAGTAGCTCAGACCCGCGCGCCCACGGCAGTCAAGTACAGTAGTCAGTTGACAGTTGACGGTTGACAGTTATCAGTTGTCAGTTGACAGTTGTCAGTTGACAGTTATCAGAAGGACAGGACAATCTAAGGGCGGGGTAGGAACAATGCCCCCCATAATAAAGTTTATTTGTTGTTGTGGAACAGGCATCTTGCCTGTTCCTATTTGTGATAACTTACAGAAACTCAACAGCCGATCGCAATTTATGCCAATTTCGGTTGAGGGCGACTACCTCTAAAGGAATATTCAAAAATAAATAATTATTTTTTATTAAAACTTATTATAATTGCAAAAAGCGCAGTGTAAATATTCGATCGATTGACAGTTGGCACAAGAGCCAGAAAAGTCGGTCGTTGGGTTGACAGCTACTTATCCCTGTTGGCGAGAGGCTTTAAACCAATTATTTGTGGTAAACTTTTCAATCTCAAATCTTGAATCGCCAATCTAAAAATCTAAAATCTAAAATCTAAAATAGAATGAGCGCCGACAAACCCGGATTCAGCATTAGCAGCCTCTCAATCCGCCGCCATATCGGCACCCTCATGCTGACAGTAGCAATTATCATCTTGGGCCTGTTCTACCTCACCCAACTGCCCGTTGACTTGCTACCCTCCATCACCTATCCCCGCATCAGCGTGCGCCTAAACGCCCCCGGAATTTCCCCAGAAGTCGCAGTGGACGAAGTTACCCGCCCCCTCGAACAAGGACTTTCCGCCACCGAAGGCGTCACCCAAGTTTTTTCCCGCACCCGCGAGGGACAAATCAGCGTCGATTTATTCTTTAAACCGGGCGGCGATATCGACCAAGCCCTCAACGACGCCACCGCCGCTGTCAACCGCATCCGCAGCCGACTTCCCGATACAGTTGAATCTCCCAGTCTCTTCAAATTTGACCCTTCCCAACAGCCTGTTTACGAATTTGCTATTACTTCAAATTCCCTCCAAGGAGTTGACTTGCGCGTGTTTGCGGATGAAGAATTAGCAAGAGAATTAAATGTAATTCCAGGTGTCGCTTCTGTTGACGTTTCCGGCGGAGTTAAAGAAGAAATTCAAGTCAATATCGACCTGAATCGCTTGCAAGCTTTAGGCGTTCCCGTCTCTGACGTGTTCGACGCCCTAGCAGCCCGCAACCTAGACACATCCGGCGGGCGGCTGCGACAAGAAGCCAGCGAACCTTTGACGCGGACTGTCGGGCGGCTGCGGAATGCGGGAGAAATCCGCAATCTGTCTTTTCAAGTATTGAGTTCAAACCCGCCGAAACGAGTTTATTTGCGAGATTTTGCGGAAATAATTGACGGTACCGAAGAAGAACGAGTTAAGGTATTTCTCAATCAGAAACCTGCGGTAAAAATTAGCATTCTCAAACAACCAGATGCCAATACGCTGGCGGTTGTGGATGGGGTAAAGAAACGCATTCAGGAAATGCAGAGTACAAATTTAATTTCGCCTGATATGCAGGTTGTGACTAGCTTGGATGAATCCCGATTCATTCGCAATTCTTTAGCAGATGTCGCCAATGCTGGTATTTCTGGGGCATTGTTGGCGGCTGTAGCAGTGCTGTTTTTCTTGGGTTCTCTCCGGCAAACGCTGATTATTTGTTTGACGATTCCTTTGTGTACTTTAGCTGCAATTATTTTAATGCGGCTGTTTGGACTGTCTTTGAATTTGTTTAGTTTGGGCGGTTTGGCATTGGGAATCGGACAAGCAATCGACACTAGCGTAGTTATTTTAGAAAATGTGATTGTTGGTTTGAGAAGTAATCCTCATCTCAATAAAGGGCGGATTAAAGATAGAAAGCAGCGCACAATTGATGAGTGTGTGGCGCGCAGTGAGGAAGTAGAATCATCGATGATTGCTTCTACAGCAGCCAACTTAATCTCAGTATTACCATTTTTGTTAATCGGCGGTTTGATTTCGCTATTATTTAATGAGTTGATTTTAACTATTAGCTTTGCGGTAGCAGCCTCTCTGTTAGTAGCTTTAACTATTGTGCCGATGCTCACTTCTCAATTGATGGCAATTGAGCGATCGAGCGGCATCAGCAACTTTGCGCCGATCGCCATATTTAACCGCAAGTTTGCAGACGCTACGGGCGGCTACGGGTGGTTTTTGACAAAAGTTGTGCGATCGAGGGTGTGGGTAGTGGCGATCGCCTTTGCGGTGTTAGGTAGCAGCAGTTTGTGGATGGCCGGTCAACTTCCCCAAGAAATTTTACCGCGAGTTAACACCAGTCAAGCGAGATTATTTGCTTTATTTCCACCCGGTACTAACCTAGAAACCAATCAAAAAGTCATGGAAGCAGCGGATGAAATTTTTCTCAAGCAACCAGAAACTCAGTACACTTTAACCACAGCCGGAGGACTACTTTTTGGCAACAATACAATAGAAAACTTGCTCAGAGGTAGCAGCACTATTACTGTCAAATCGGGTACTAATGTAGCAGCATTTGCCGATCGCCTCACAGCAGAAATCAATAAAATCGACCTACCCAAAAATACTCGCCTGCGCCTAGTTCCCGAATCAATTCGCGGTTTAGTTTTAAACAACTCGCCAGTACGAGGCGGCGAAATTGATATCATACTCCAAGGCGACAACCCTCAAACATTGCAGACAGCAGGCCGTCAAGTATTGAAAACTCTAGATGAGAAAGTTAAATTAGCGAGATTTCGACCCGATGGCGACCCCCAACAGCCGGAAGTACAAATTCGCCCCGACTGGGAACGCGCCTCACTATACGGGCTGACAGCTAAAGCAATTGGCGAGACAATTCAGACAGCAATTCAAGGCGCAATTCCCACTCAATTGCAGCGGGGAAACCGCTTAGTAGATGTGCGAGTGCAATTCGATCGCAATTCTGTACAAACAGTAGATCAATTGCGGTACATTCCGCTGCTAGGGAGAAATAATACTCTGGTGCGATTGAGCGACGTAACAGCAATTACCTTAGGAAAAGCCCCGGGCGAAATTCAGCGGCTCAACCAACGCCCGGTTTTCTTGATAGTCGGCAATTTGAATAAACAAGTTAGTTTGGGCGACGCCGTAAATCAAGTCAATGCAGCTTTATCTGAGATAAAATTGCCCGACGGAGTGCGAATTGTCCCCAGTGCTGCGGCCGAAACCAATCAGCAATTGCAAAATTCCCTAAAACTTTTGGGCGCGATGGCCACTTTTTTAGTATTTGTGGTAATGGCTGTACAGTACAACTCATTAGTTGACCCGTTGGTGATTATGTTGACAGTGCCGCTAGCTTTGGCTGGGGGGATTTTTGGGCTGTATGCGAGCAAAACTGCGATCGGTGCAACGGTGATTGTGGGCGCGATTTTGCTGGTGGGAATTGTGGTAAATAACGGGATTATTATGGTAGAATTGGCCAACCAAATTCGGGATGAGGAAAAGGTCGATCGCACGACAGCAATTCTCAGAGCCGCACCTCAACGTTTGCGACCGATTTTGATGACAACTATCACGACAGTTTTAGGTTTATTCCCGCTAGCTTTGGGGATTGGAGAGGGTTCGGAATTCTTGCAACCTTTGGGGGTTGTGGTGTTTTCCGGTTTGTCGTTGGCAACTTTGCTAACGCTGTTTATCATTCCGTGTTTTTACGTTTTGCTGCACGATTTCTTTGGTATGTTTGGATCTAAGAAGCCGCAGGCTGTGGCGATTCCCGCGCAGAAAACGGCGGGAAAGACCACAAACTTATAAAATGTAGCGTGCGAAGGTTCGTAGTGTGGACTTTAGTCCGCTCTTATTGCAGACAGTTGCTATTCCCGTGCAGAAAACGGCGGGAAAGACTACAAACTTATAAAATGTAGCGTGCGAAGGTTCGTAGTGTGGACTTTAGTCCGCTCTTATTGCAGACAGTTGCTATTCCCGTGCAGAAAACGGCGGGAAAGACTACAAACTTATAAAATGTAGCGTGCGAAGGTTCGTAGTGTGGACTTTAGTCCGCTCTTATTGCAGACAGTTGCTATTCCCGTGCAGAAAACGGCGGGAAAGACTACAAACTTATAAAATGTAGCGTGCGCAATGCGCACCTTACGATAAATATCCCCTTTACTCTTCAGTCCGCGAAGGCGGACTTTGTTTCTGTAGTAGCGGTTTCAACCGCCGACTCTTATCTTGAGTCGTATTGACATTAGGATAAATTTATGTTACAGGTGTAATACATAAACTCGATAGTCAAAATAAATTCAACCAAAATGCCCTACGAAAAGTTAGAAATATCTACCCCAAAACCAGTATTATCCTGGGCGAACCACGCCCTAGGCGAAAAAGAAACCAAGATGGCCGCCAACGTAGCATCTTTGCCCTTTGTATTCAAGCACGTCGCCCTCATGCCCGACGTACACCTAGGAAAAGGTGCTTTAGTAGGTTCAGTAATTGCCACAAAAGAAGCAATTATTCCGGCTGCTGTGGGCGTGGATATTGGTTGCGGGATGATGGCTGTAAAAATGCCATTTAACGCCAATAAATTAGAAGGAAAACTCAAACAAATTCGCCTCGAAATCGAAGCAGCAATTCCCGTAGGATTTGCCGAAAACAAAGAAGTCGAAAAAAGTGTCACCAACTGGCAAAGATGGGGCGATTTCAAGGAACTGCATCAAGGAGTGCAGCATCAAGACAATAAAGCTTTAAAACAGTTAGGTTCCCTCGGCGGTGGGAATCATTTTATTGAGGTTTGCGTTGACACCGAAAACTCTGTTTGGCTAATGCTGCATTCGGGTTCGCGCGGTATCGGTAATTTACTCGCACAACAGCACATCGAGACTGCTAAAGACTTAGCTAAACTGGCAGAAATTAGTTTAGCTGACAAAGATTTAGCTTATTTTGTAGCCGGTACGCCGGAGTTTGCCGCTTATTGGCACGATTTGCAGTGGGCGCAGGATTATGCCAGTTTTAACCGCGATATCATGATGGCTAGGTTTAAGAAAATTGTCGAAAAGCATCTCGCCGGAGGCAAAGTTACTAAGCCGCTATTACAAGTGAATTGCCACCACAATTACGCGGAAAAAGAGGTGCATTTTGGTGAGGATGTGTATGTGACTCGCAAGGGTGCTGTGCGCGCGCAAGTTGAGGATTTGGGGATTATTCCGGGTTCGATGGGGGCGAAATCTTTTATTGTTAAAGGGAAGGGAAATCTTGAAAGTTACTGTAGTTGCAGTCACGGCGCGGGGCGGTTGATGTCTCGCAGCAAGGCGAAGAATGTATTCACTCTCGATGATTTTGTGCGGCAAACTGAGGGGGTGGAATGTCGGAAAGATGCGGAGTTTTTAGATGAAATTCCGGGGGCTTATAAGCCGATCGAGGAGG harbors:
- a CDS encoding LapA family protein; amino-acid sequence: MRAVFLLVIVVGLTIFALQNVEPALSLVFLGIRSPAVPLSIWILLSMAAGAVTSLLISGMLSFSNYLSQPRDRSGRDSRSQSDTFPTDRRTPNSPPPPPRKQEIDPDLNRENSQTQSASYRTQFGTPAGYGARTFQQETPNPVGAKDYAAAGSSIADDEDDWVSDGSKSANGASDDDWGDGDLAADSQLNDLGQGANPRDYETKQEPKSKSWAGSVYSYGYRDPNQSGVGQTESVYDAEYRVVVPPQESILNSNSAGVSPNPSAEAEDDWGLDEDDVFDEDDRPSGSINLKK
- a CDS encoding shikimate kinase, producing the protein MEDLAVDLLRGVNLYLVGMMGAGKTTVGRILARELKYRFFDTDDLIVRVANQSIAEIFDRLGEEAFRELETKVLGELAAYQNSVVATGGGIVGRSINWGYLHYGIVVWLDVPVEQLIQRLGSDTTRPLLREGDVKSKLQSLLSERERFYTQADVRVSTRRGEQPEEVALRAIEEVRKVIKSQTRDDIN
- a CDS encoding NIL domain-containing protein, with protein sequence MKKRVTLTFPQRSIQMPVTYRLAKDFNVAANIIRAQVAPNQVGKLVLELSGDIDQLEAAIDWMRSQNIGVSLASREILIDEDICVHCGLCTGVCPTEALTLDPESFKLTFARSRCIVCEQCIPTCPVQAISTNL
- a CDS encoding thioredoxin family protein, with the translated sequence MSLNSPNSTAAPVPKDSDITAAARVRNLLIVLAAIALSISLFFGVRTQTPSSSLTEMAKASVPLETALTNGKPTLMEFYANWCGSCQAMAKDLSAIKQQYAEPMNFVMLNVDNDKWLPEITKYRVDGIPHFVYLNDKGNSVAETIGETPRSIMEDNLEALIAGKPLPHVQASGQVSDFTPPTGPVKTSSSDPRAHGSQVQ
- a CDS encoding efflux RND transporter permease subunit; the encoded protein is MSADKPGFSISSLSIRRHIGTLMLTVAIIILGLFYLTQLPVDLLPSITYPRISVRLNAPGISPEVAVDEVTRPLEQGLSATEGVTQVFSRTREGQISVDLFFKPGGDIDQALNDATAAVNRIRSRLPDTVESPSLFKFDPSQQPVYEFAITSNSLQGVDLRVFADEELARELNVIPGVASVDVSGGVKEEIQVNIDLNRLQALGVPVSDVFDALAARNLDTSGGRLRQEASEPLTRTVGRLRNAGEIRNLSFQVLSSNPPKRVYLRDFAEIIDGTEEERVKVFLNQKPAVKISILKQPDANTLAVVDGVKKRIQEMQSTNLISPDMQVVTSLDESRFIRNSLADVANAGISGALLAAVAVLFFLGSLRQTLIICLTIPLCTLAAIILMRLFGLSLNLFSLGGLALGIGQAIDTSVVILENVIVGLRSNPHLNKGRIKDRKQRTIDECVARSEEVESSMIASTAANLISVLPFLLIGGLISLLFNELILTISFAVAASLLVALTIVPMLTSQLMAIERSSGISNFAPIAIFNRKFADATGGYGWFLTKVVRSRVWVVAIAFAVLGSSSLWMAGQLPQEILPRVNTSQARLFALFPPGTNLETNQKVMEAADEIFLKQPETQYTLTTAGGLLFGNNTIENLLRGSSTITVKSGTNVAAFADRLTAEINKIDLPKNTRLRLVPESIRGLVLNNSPVRGGEIDIILQGDNPQTLQTAGRQVLKTLDEKVKLARFRPDGDPQQPEVQIRPDWERASLYGLTAKAIGETIQTAIQGAIPTQLQRGNRLVDVRVQFDRNSVQTVDQLRYIPLLGRNNTLVRLSDVTAITLGKAPGEIQRLNQRPVFLIVGNLNKQVSLGDAVNQVNAALSEIKLPDGVRIVPSAAAETNQQLQNSLKLLGAMATFLVFVVMAVQYNSLVDPLVIMLTVPLALAGGIFGLYASKTAIGATVIVGAILLVGIVVNNGIIMVELANQIRDEEKVDRTTAILRAAPQRLRPILMTTITTVLGLFPLALGIGEGSEFLQPLGVVVFSGLSLATLLTLFIIPCFYVLLHDFFGMFGSKKPQAVAIPAQKTAGKTTNL
- a CDS encoding RtcB family protein, producing the protein MPYEKLEISTPKPVLSWANHALGEKETKMAANVASLPFVFKHVALMPDVHLGKGALVGSVIATKEAIIPAAVGVDIGCGMMAVKMPFNANKLEGKLKQIRLEIEAAIPVGFAENKEVEKSVTNWQRWGDFKELHQGVQHQDNKALKQLGSLGGGNHFIEVCVDTENSVWLMLHSGSRGIGNLLAQQHIETAKDLAKLAEISLADKDLAYFVAGTPEFAAYWHDLQWAQDYASFNRDIMMARFKKIVEKHLAGGKVTKPLLQVNCHHNYAEKEVHFGEDVYVTRKGAVRAQVEDLGIIPGSMGAKSFIVKGKGNLESYCSCSHGAGRLMSRSKAKNVFTLDDFVRQTEGVECRKDAEFLDEIPGAYKPIEEVMQQQSDLVEVVATLKQVVCVKG